One Kineococcus aurantiacus genomic window carries:
- a CDS encoding EAL domain-containing protein, which translates to MLNEAWRNHHPGASDVPAGVDAALLHYATAADQPVLVVSRPKDPAGREIARVRWANGAAADLFGVDADHLVDLAVTRLLRAQDTSERLVRERRVRYGVDAVTSSGDVRRVEVTAWPAPERDPLEHFWVIAVVLPQDERAQAALRAAEERFATLAHGSPVPTIVSDVGARLSRVNDAFAELLGLPAEELCGTGWLTHVVDDERAGVVEAIAAVLAGERVVFDTRLRNAAGQVRWVTVRLNPSRTPGYGAGFIGTVEDVTDRLAREHRLAYQAQHDLLTGLPNRLALLERLADLIGRSSDVGVLMVDLDDFKTVNDGLGPEAGDAVLVEVARRLARAVRSGDMVARPGGDEFVLVCADVGDLDAVRATARRVLDAVLAPVEVNGLRLRLVASIGVVLLDGLTCSAEEVVRDAGIAVHEAKAAGGGRWTLLDEEVRTRARRALRLVADLREAIARGGVDVHYQPIVRPGNPARLLGLEALCRWTHPELGPVSPQTFVELAERANLVPALDAHVLAVVCRDLASWRAAHAAGELPTSPDHVAVNVSAVSLAAEGFADGVRRVVAAAGLQLHDLCLEVTETALASDLRACRRVLEELRADGARVAIDDFGTGYSSLAYLKDLPVDHLKVDRSFVRDLRSAGDGVAGGPARAVAAAVVSLARTLGLGVVAEGVETFEQDEVVTDLGCEAVQGYLYSRPLVREDLVELLRGGGELVPRPSLPTPREVPA; encoded by the coding sequence GTGCTGAACGAGGCGTGGCGCAACCACCACCCCGGGGCGAGCGACGTCCCCGCCGGGGTCGACGCCGCCCTCCTGCACTACGCGACCGCCGCCGACCAGCCCGTCCTCGTCGTGTCCCGCCCCAAGGACCCCGCCGGGCGGGAGATCGCCCGCGTCCGCTGGGCCAACGGCGCGGCCGCCGACCTCTTCGGCGTCGACGCCGACCACCTCGTCGACCTCGCCGTGACGCGGCTGCTGCGCGCGCAGGACACCTCCGAGCGGCTCGTGCGCGAGCGCCGGGTGCGCTACGGCGTCGACGCCGTGACCTCCAGCGGGGACGTGCGCCGCGTCGAGGTCACCGCCTGGCCGGCCCCCGAGCGCGACCCGCTGGAGCACTTCTGGGTCATCGCGGTCGTGCTGCCGCAGGACGAGCGGGCCCAGGCGGCGCTGCGCGCGGCCGAGGAGCGGTTCGCGACGCTGGCCCACGGGTCCCCGGTGCCGACGATCGTCTCGGACGTGGGGGCCCGCCTGTCCCGCGTCAACGACGCGTTCGCCGAGCTCCTCGGCCTGCCCGCCGAGGAGCTGTGCGGCACGGGGTGGCTGACCCACGTCGTCGACGACGAGCGCGCCGGGGTCGTGGAGGCCATCGCCGCGGTGCTGGCCGGTGAGCGCGTCGTGTTCGACACGCGGCTGCGCAACGCCGCCGGCCAGGTGCGCTGGGTCACGGTGCGGCTCAACCCCAGCCGCACCCCCGGCTACGGGGCGGGGTTCATCGGCACCGTCGAGGACGTCACCGACCGGCTGGCCCGCGAGCACCGGCTGGCCTACCAGGCCCAGCACGACCTGCTGACGGGGCTGCCGAACCGGCTGGCCCTGCTGGAGCGGCTGGCCGACCTCATCGGCCGCAGCAGCGACGTCGGCGTCCTCATGGTCGACCTCGACGACTTCAAGACGGTCAACGACGGCCTGGGCCCCGAGGCGGGCGACGCGGTCCTCGTGGAGGTCGCGCGCCGGCTGGCGCGCGCGGTCCGCAGCGGGGACATGGTGGCGCGCCCGGGCGGGGACGAGTTCGTCCTGGTGTGCGCCGACGTCGGCGACCTCGACGCCGTGCGGGCCACCGCGCGCCGGGTCCTGGACGCGGTGCTGGCCCCGGTGGAGGTCAACGGGCTGCGGCTGCGGCTGGTGGCCAGCATCGGCGTCGTCCTGCTCGACGGGCTGACGTGCAGCGCCGAGGAGGTCGTGCGCGACGCCGGCATCGCCGTGCACGAGGCCAAGGCCGCCGGCGGCGGCCGCTGGACGCTGCTCGACGAGGAGGTCCGCACCCGGGCCCGCCGGGCGCTGCGGCTCGTCGCGGACCTGCGCGAGGCCATCGCCCGCGGCGGCGTGGACGTGCACTACCAGCCGATCGTGCGGCCGGGGAACCCCGCGCGGCTGCTCGGCCTGGAGGCGCTGTGCCGCTGGACGCACCCCGAGCTGGGGCCCGTCTCGCCGCAGACGTTCGTGGAGCTGGCCGAGCGGGCCAACCTCGTGCCCGCCCTGGACGCCCACGTCCTGGCCGTCGTCTGCCGGGACCTGGCGTCCTGGCGCGCCGCCCACGCCGCGGGGGAGCTGCCCACGAGCCCCGACCACGTCGCCGTCAACGTCTCGGCCGTCAGCCTGGCCGCCGAGGGGTTCGCCGACGGGGTGCGCCGGGTCGTGGCCGCCGCCGGGCTGCAGCTGCACGACCTGTGCCTGGAGGTCACCGAGACCGCCCTGGCCAGCGACCTGCGGGCCTGCCGCCGGGTCCTGGAGGAGCTGCGCGCCGACGGGGCCCGGGTGGCCATCGACGACTTCGGGACGGGCTACTCCTCCCTGGCCTACCTCAAGGACCTGCCCGTCGACCACCTGAAGGTGGACCGCTCGTTCGTGCGCGACCTGCGCTCGGCCGGCGACGGGGTGGCCGGGGGACCGGCGCGCGCGGTCGCCGCGGCGGTGGTGTCCCTGGCCCGCACGCTGGGGCTGGGCGTCGTCGCCGAGGGCGTGGAGACGTTCGAGCAGGACGAGGTCGTCACGGACCTGGGCTGCGAGGCCGTCCAGGGGTACCTGTACTCGCGGCCGCTGGTGCGCGAGGACCTGGTGGAGCTGCTGCGCGGCGGCGGCGAGCTGGTCCCGCGCCCGAGCCTGCCGACCCCGCGGGAGGTGCCGGCGTGA
- a CDS encoding HDOD domain-containing protein, with translation MSAQPHARVDAAVSGVTTSAAPGAVEVLGRISAALDDLPAHRPVAAKVIAEADDHRSDARSLGRTLSADPALVAKVLRLANSAYFGLSGRVSAPAFAVTVVGFSTVRSLAVSAMAGLDEVPEALEGFWERSVLTAVAAAEFAPRLGAKAPDAFSVGLLARLGQALLVRCDPVEYPRLVAGAADREELLAAENRRYGAHHTRVSAEALAAWAFPDDLAQALAQVDRAGWATPLATSVRLGLELSERILDPARRPAPADLLSAGHVRDAELDAVRAPVTRTAAELVQLLTS, from the coding sequence GTGAGCGCGCAGCCGCACGCCCGGGTGGACGCCGCGGTCAGCGGGGTCACGACGTCCGCCGCGCCGGGGGCGGTGGAGGTGCTGGGCCGGATCTCCGCGGCCCTGGACGACCTGCCGGCGCACCGGCCGGTGGCGGCCAAGGTCATCGCCGAGGCCGACGACCACCGCTCCGACGCCCGGTCGCTGGGCCGGACCCTCAGCGCCGACCCCGCGCTCGTCGCGAAGGTGCTGCGGCTGGCCAACTCCGCCTACTTCGGACTGTCCGGCCGGGTGTCGGCGCCCGCCTTCGCGGTGACGGTGGTGGGTTTCTCCACGGTGCGCAGCCTGGCGGTCTCGGCGATGGCCGGGCTCGACGAGGTCCCCGAGGCCCTGGAGGGTTTCTGGGAGCGCAGCGTCCTGACGGCCGTGGCGGCGGCCGAGTTCGCGCCGCGGCTGGGGGCCAAGGCCCCGGACGCGTTCTCGGTGGGCCTGCTGGCCCGCCTGGGCCAGGCGCTGCTGGTGCGCTGCGACCCGGTGGAGTACCCGCGCCTGGTGGCCGGCGCCGCCGACCGCGAGGAACTGCTGGCGGCGGAGAACCGCCGGTACGGCGCGCACCACACGCGGGTGTCGGCCGAGGCGCTGGCCGCGTGGGCCTTCCCCGACGACCTCGCCCAGGCCCTGGCGCAGGTCGACCGGGCCGGCTGGGCGACGCCGCTGGCCACGTCGGTGCGGCTGGGCCTGGAGCTGTCCGAGCGGATCCTCGACCCCGCGCGCCGGCCCGCCCCGGCCGACCTGCTGTCGGCCGGTCACGTCCGCGACGCCGAGCTGGACGCCGTGCGGGCCCCGGTGACGCGCACGGCCGCGGAACTGGTGCAGCTGCTCACGTCCTGA
- a CDS encoding ATP-binding protein, translating into MCEATPAAEITLPDEEHSARRARAFLSEAYCAAHHARVLDEAQLLVSELVTNAVRHGGPPVLVRVSCDGEGPALHVAVRDGNPQPPVRRDAAPEAEGGRGVALVDIISDRWGVEHDENGKTVWFVIS; encoded by the coding sequence GTGTGCGAGGCGACCCCGGCGGCGGAGATCACCCTGCCCGACGAGGAGCACTCCGCCCGGCGTGCGCGGGCCTTCCTGTCCGAGGCGTACTGCGCCGCGCACCACGCGCGCGTCCTGGACGAGGCGCAGCTGCTCGTCTCCGAGCTCGTGACGAACGCCGTCCGCCACGGCGGCCCGCCGGTCCTGGTGCGGGTGTCCTGCGACGGTGAGGGGCCCGCGCTGCACGTCGCGGTCCGCGACGGCAACCCGCAGCCACCCGTGCGGCGCGACGCCGCCCCCGAGGCCGAGGGCGGTCGCGGCGTGGCGCTGGTCGACATCATCTCCGACCGCTGGGGCGTCGAGCACGACGAGAACGGCAAGACCGTGTGGTTCGTGATCTCGTGA